Proteins encoded by one window of Sus scrofa isolate TJ Tabasco breed Duroc chromosome 12, Sscrofa11.1, whole genome shotgun sequence:
- the CENPV gene encoding centromere protein V isoform X1 — protein MRRARSGAAAKPRGQKRTGASRAPAAAASAPGAGRARTPAGQTGGGSRAATRQPSAKRRPQSSPRAPEAGPGEPPPEPPLPPPPPAAPSASELDLGEQRERWETFQKRQRLSFEGAAKLLLDTYEYQGLVKHTGGCHCGAVRFEVWASADLHIFDCNCSICKKKQNRHFIVPASRFKLLKGAESITTYTFNTHKAQHTFCKRCGVQSFYSPRSNPGGFGIAPHCLDEGTVRSVVVEEFNGSDWEKAMREHKTIKSLSKE, from the exons ATGCGGCGGGCGAGGAGCGGCGCGGCGGCCAAGCCACGCGGGCAGAAGCGGACCGGGGCCTCCAGGGCCCCTGCGGCCGCCGCCTCGGCCCCCGGTGCCGGCCGCGCACGGACACCCGCGGGCCAGACGGGGGGCGGGAGCCGGGCAGCGACGAGGCAGCCGTCGGCCAAGCGGCGGCCGCAGTCGTCGCCGCGGGCGCCGGAGGCGGGCCCCGGGGAGCCGCCGCCGGAGCCGCCGCTGCCCCCGCCTCCGCCCGCGGCGCCCTCGGCGTCCGAGCTGGACCTGGGCGAGCAGCGGGAGCGCTGGGAGACGTTCCAGAAGCGGCAGAGGCTCAGCTTCGAGGGCGCCGCCAAGCTGCTGCTGGACACCTA cGAATACCAGGGCCTGGTGAAACACACAGGAGGCTGCCACTGCGGCGCGGTGCGCTTTGAAGTTTGGGCCTCGGCAGACCTGCATATCTTTGACTGCAA ctgcagcatctgTAAGAAGAAGCAGAACAGACACTTCATTGTCCCCGCCTCTCGCTTCAAGCTCCTGAAG GGCGCGGAGAGCATCACCACGTACACCTTCAACACGCACAAGGCGCAGCACACCTTCTGCAAGAGATGCGGCGTCCAGAGCTTCTACTCCCCCCGCTCCAACCCGGGGGGCTTCG GAATCGCCCCCCACTGCCTGGACGAGGGCACCGTGCGCAGCGTGGTGGTCGAGGAGTTCAACGGCAGCGACTGGGAGAAGGCCATGAGGGAGCACAAGACCATCAAGAGCCTGTCCAAGGAGTGA